The proteins below come from a single Limosilactobacillus reuteri genomic window:
- a CDS encoding MFS transporter: protein MDSEVARGKFPHGWHRTFYTLWLGAFITGMGYSMTMPFISLFIAELGNFTRFQLNIYSGLAFGVTFISQAIVSPFWGSLADRKGRKLMCMRASGVMACTICAIGFAQSVWMIIGMRFLQGVFSGYINNATALMAGETPHNKSGWVMSAMTTAGVAGNLVGPLLGGFLSGLFGYRIPFFITGALMFCVFLSTWLLTVEHFTPIKKEAMKPMKEIIHNLDNPPLIFVMFLTTMIVTSSTMSIDPIISLYVRQLMGGHGNIAFVAGIVAATPGLGTLLAASKVGHTMDRIGPEKVLQIGILTAFILFIPMSITKSPWALAFWRFLLGLANAALMPATQTVLTLDVPTEAFGRIFSYNQSFQAAGAVLGSILGSFISGISSYEMVFVITGLTLLLNFILVMLVRPKKQLTE, encoded by the coding sequence ATGGATTCGGAAGTCGCAAGAGGAAAATTTCCTCACGGTTGGCACCGAACTTTTTACACCCTCTGGCTCGGCGCGTTCATCACCGGGATGGGCTACTCGATGACGATGCCGTTTATCTCACTTTTTATTGCAGAATTAGGAAACTTTACGCGTTTTCAGCTCAACATTTACTCCGGACTAGCATTTGGGGTGACCTTCATTAGCCAAGCCATTGTTTCACCGTTCTGGGGCAGTCTGGCTGATCGCAAAGGACGAAAACTGATGTGTATGCGTGCATCGGGAGTAATGGCTTGTACAATCTGTGCAATTGGATTTGCCCAAAGTGTCTGGATGATTATTGGCATGCGGTTCCTTCAAGGAGTCTTTTCCGGCTACATTAATAACGCTACTGCTTTAATGGCTGGCGAAACACCGCATAATAAATCAGGCTGGGTAATGTCAGCGATGACTACTGCGGGGGTGGCCGGCAATTTGGTTGGTCCTTTGCTTGGTGGTTTCCTATCAGGATTGTTTGGGTACCGAATCCCATTTTTCATCACCGGAGCACTAATGTTTTGTGTCTTTCTCAGTACGTGGTTATTGACGGTAGAACATTTTACCCCGATTAAAAAAGAAGCGATGAAGCCAATGAAAGAAATCATTCATAATCTGGATAATCCACCATTGATCTTCGTTATGTTCTTAACCACAATGATTGTTACTTCTTCTACCATGTCAATTGATCCAATTATCAGTTTGTATGTTCGGCAATTAATGGGCGGCCACGGCAATATTGCCTTTGTCGCTGGGATTGTTGCTGCTACTCCAGGACTAGGAACATTGCTTGCCGCTTCAAAGGTTGGTCACACGATGGACCGGATTGGACCAGAAAAAGTATTACAGATTGGGATTCTCACGGCCTTTATCCTCTTTATCCCCATGAGCATTACTAAGTCTCCATGGGCCTTGGCATTTTGGCGCTTCTTGCTTGGGTTAGCAAACGCGGCGTTAATGCCTGCTACCCAAACGGTCTTAACCCTTGACGTCCCAACCGAAGCATTCGGCCGGATCTTTAGTTACAATCAATCTTTCCAGGCTGCGGGTGCGGTGTTAGGGTCAATTCTTGGGTCATTCATTTCGGGAATTTCTAGTTATGAAATGGTCTTTGTCATTACTGGTTTGACTCTCCTGCTTAACTTTATCTTGGTGATGTTGGTTAGACCAAAGAAGCAACTTACAGAATAA
- the ubiE gene encoding bifunctional demethylmenaquinone methyltransferase/2-methoxy-6-polyprenyl-1,4-benzoquinol methylase UbiE, with protein sequence MVQTNKLLNEHEVNNLFSRVAPRYDLLNNVISLGTQKIWRHELFNQLQIKPTDNALDVCCGTGDLTIALAKRISAGRVTGLDFNKEMLEIAKEKTKMIGNLFLVQGDAMALPFDDNSFDIVTIGFGLRNVPDADKALSEIYRVLKPGGQFVSLEMSQPTNPIIKVGWKAYFTAFPLMASLAGGHYRDYQYLKKTSQQFVSAHQLARMMKAVGFKEVHYQPLNFGAAALHFGDK encoded by the coding sequence ATGGTTCAAACAAATAAATTATTAAATGAACACGAAGTAAATAACTTATTTTCCCGGGTTGCCCCCCGCTATGACTTATTAAACAATGTGATTAGTCTAGGAACGCAGAAAATATGGCGACACGAACTTTTTAACCAGCTTCAAATTAAGCCTACCGATAACGCCTTAGATGTTTGCTGTGGAACGGGAGACCTCACAATTGCCCTGGCTAAGCGGATCTCTGCTGGACGAGTAACCGGGCTTGATTTTAATAAAGAAATGTTGGAAATCGCTAAAGAAAAGACAAAGATGATTGGCAACCTCTTCTTGGTACAAGGGGATGCCATGGCGTTGCCGTTTGATGACAATAGCTTTGATATCGTCACCATCGGCTTTGGCTTACGAAATGTTCCAGATGCAGATAAGGCGCTCAGCGAGATTTACCGGGTCCTCAAGCCAGGTGGGCAATTCGTTAGCTTGGAAATGTCGCAGCCGACCAATCCAATTATTAAAGTCGGCTGGAAAGCTTACTTTACGGCCTTTCCATTGATGGCCTCATTAGCTGGTGGACATTACCGCGATTATCAATATTTAAAGAAAACCAGCCAACAATTTGTCTCCGCCCACCAACTGGCGCGGATGATGAAGGCAGTCGGATTTAAGGAAGTCCATTACCAACCATTGAACTTTGGCGCAGCTGCATTACATTTTGGCGATAAATAG
- a CDS encoding 5-methyltetrahydropteroyltriglutamate--homocysteine S-methyltransferase, with product MTEFTKRTTSPFRFDIVGSFLRPKELKEARAKYQVGQITKAELTAIEDKTIIDLIKKEEAAGLHAVTDGEFRRSWWHLDFIWGLEGIEQSTSNAGYEFHDETTRAETAKLVGKVSGNNHPFVEHFKFTRDHVSTGTQVKQTIPSPAQAFFEFLRPENIASVNKYYPSFDAFATDLVTAYRQVIADLYAAGCKTLQLDDCTWSAYADFAQHPEHIKSAGFNIQQLEKLEETSVELNNAIISDQPHDLTINTHDCRGNYHSTWAATGGYGPVADPLFTKENVTAFYLEYDTERAGGFEPLEKVPNDKYVVLGLVTSKSGQLEDREAIINRIHEAAKFHPLNKLCLSPQCGFASTEEGNILTEKQQWA from the coding sequence ATGACTGAATTTACTAAGAGAACCACATCACCATTTCGCTTTGATATTGTTGGCAGTTTCTTACGCCCAAAAGAATTAAAGGAAGCTCGCGCTAAATATCAGGTGGGACAAATTACGAAAGCAGAATTAACCGCAATTGAGGATAAAACTATCATTGACTTAATTAAGAAAGAAGAAGCAGCCGGTTTACACGCCGTTACTGATGGTGAATTCCGTCGTAGCTGGTGGCACCTCGACTTTATTTGGGGATTGGAGGGAATTGAACAGTCAACTTCTAATGCAGGATATGAGTTTCATGATGAAACAACAAGAGCTGAAACGGCAAAGTTAGTCGGTAAAGTAAGTGGAAATAATCATCCCTTTGTTGAGCACTTTAAATTTACACGTGACCATGTTAGTACTGGCACGCAGGTTAAACAAACAATCCCTTCGCCTGCTCAAGCCTTCTTTGAATTTTTGCGCCCAGAAAACATTGCTAGTGTCAATAAATATTATCCGTCATTTGATGCTTTTGCGACAGACCTTGTAACTGCTTATCGCCAAGTAATCGCCGACCTTTATGCAGCTGGATGTAAGACATTACAGTTAGATGATTGCACCTGGTCAGCATATGCCGATTTTGCCCAACATCCTGAACATATCAAATCTGCAGGTTTTAATATTCAACAACTTGAGAAATTAGAAGAGACGTCTGTCGAACTAAATAATGCTATTATTTCTGACCAGCCTCACGATTTAACTATTAATACTCATGATTGTCGCGGCAATTACCATTCAACATGGGCTGCTACTGGCGGTTATGGTCCAGTTGCTGATCCACTTTTTACCAAGGAAAATGTAACTGCTTTTTATTTAGAATATGACACTGAACGAGCTGGCGGATTCGAGCCACTTGAAAAAGTACCTAATGATAAGTATGTCGTATTAGGACTAGTTACATCTAAATCCGGCCAGCTTGAGGATCGTGAAGCAATAATTAACCGTATTCATGAAGCAGCTAAGTTTCACCCACTCAATAAGCTTTGTTTAAGTCCACAATGCGGTTTCGCTTCAACAGAAGAAGGAAATATCCTGACTGAAAAACAACAATGGGCATAA
- a CDS encoding prenyltransferase, giving the protein MSLNVFLELVEIKAKTASILPMLLGVCLSVYYYHSLNLLNSVLFFIAMLLFNMAVDMMDNYNDYNNAIDTVDYKKNTNIIGRENISPRLVLGLLLAFSIVAGLIGIYVVTRVGLPLLWMGIFCFAIGILYSSGPFPLSGLPVGEFASGFTMGFMITLISVFINVGQQFTWSWANIGVVFLVALPDELWISNLLLANNICDAGEDEDNRRHTVIHFIGQKNGLYAFAIKNVLAFLAIIFAAVLHFVPWTVLLTLLIIPFVVKQTRMLFAKQVKKETFPCAVKILLIGSLVQVVTFAIGLI; this is encoded by the coding sequence ATGTCGTTAAATGTTTTTTTGGAATTAGTAGAAATTAAGGCCAAAACTGCTAGTATCTTACCGATGCTCCTCGGGGTTTGCCTTAGTGTCTATTATTATCATTCACTAAACCTGCTAAATTCAGTTCTGTTTTTCATCGCAATGCTATTATTCAATATGGCGGTTGATATGATGGATAATTATAATGATTATAACAATGCCATTGATACCGTTGATTATAAGAAAAATACAAATATTATTGGGCGGGAAAATATTTCACCGCGTTTAGTTCTCGGTCTCTTGCTTGCCTTTAGTATAGTAGCCGGCTTAATCGGAATCTATGTAGTTACTCGTGTTGGCCTTCCGTTACTATGGATGGGAATCTTTTGTTTTGCGATCGGCATTCTTTACTCTTCTGGTCCATTTCCTTTGTCAGGGTTGCCAGTTGGTGAATTTGCCTCGGGATTTACAATGGGGTTCATGATTACCCTTATTTCTGTCTTTATTAATGTTGGCCAGCAATTTACATGGTCCTGGGCAAATATCGGGGTCGTCTTTCTCGTTGCTTTACCGGATGAATTGTGGATTTCCAACCTATTATTAGCAAATAATATTTGTGATGCGGGTGAAGATGAAGACAATCGCCGTCATACAGTTATTCACTTTATTGGGCAGAAAAATGGTCTATATGCATTTGCTATTAAGAACGTTTTAGCATTTTTAGCTATTATTTTCGCCGCGGTTCTTCATTTCGTACCATGGACAGTCTTGTTAACCTTATTGATTATCCCATTTGTGGTTAAGCAAACAAGAATGTTATTTGCTAAGCAAGTTAAGAAAGAGACATTTCCATGTGCAGTTAAAATATTATTAATTGGCTCACTGGTTCAAGTCGTAACGTTTGCGATTGGGCTAATTTAA
- a CDS encoding polyprenyl synthetase family protein: protein MKQYFFHTYPAINNALGKVNQTINDRITIKNPQLHDALQQMASNGGKYLRPAFFLLFANINHQTADEQERLIKIASSLEVLHMATLIHDDIIDDSPKRRGAVSVQAAFGKDTAVYTGDFLFTIFFDLLVETMTGSPYLTRNARTMRKILTGELGQMDNRFDLYQSLLDYYRNVNGKTAAIFSLAAEEGAYFGHSDRRTINLAKRIGQNIGISFQILDDILDYSGDERLNKPVLEDLATGVYSLPLLLTLQNHRHELEPLLAKKRQMTIEDMEKVQKIVVTHGGVKKAQEIATKFTQKAQTEIDQLADKHTRKMLKLVADKLLTRVN, encoded by the coding sequence ATGAAACAATATTTTTTCCATACCTATCCGGCGATTAATAACGCTCTAGGTAAAGTAAATCAAACAATTAATGACCGGATTACAATTAAAAATCCCCAACTACACGATGCCCTGCAACAGATGGCCTCAAATGGCGGTAAATACCTTCGCCCAGCATTCTTCCTTTTATTTGCAAATATCAATCATCAAACTGCCGATGAGCAAGAAAGACTAATTAAAATTGCCTCTTCACTGGAGGTTTTACACATGGCCACTTTGATCCATGACGATATTATTGATGATTCACCTAAGCGTCGCGGAGCCGTCAGTGTCCAAGCCGCTTTTGGTAAAGATACGGCTGTCTATACGGGAGACTTCCTTTTTACTATCTTCTTTGACCTCCTCGTAGAAACGATGACCGGGTCCCCCTACCTGACACGAAACGCCCGGACGATGCGCAAAATTCTTACCGGAGAACTAGGACAGATGGATAATCGCTTTGATCTTTACCAATCATTACTCGATTATTATCGCAATGTAAACGGCAAAACGGCTGCTATTTTTAGTCTTGCCGCTGAAGAAGGAGCCTATTTTGGTCATAGTGATCGTCGGACTATCAACTTAGCCAAACGAATTGGGCAAAATATCGGGATCAGCTTCCAGATACTGGATGACATCCTTGATTATTCAGGGGATGAACGCCTTAACAAACCTGTTTTGGAGGATTTAGCAACTGGTGTTTACTCCCTTCCCCTTCTTTTAACCTTGCAAAATCACCGGCATGAATTAGAACCGTTACTTGCAAAAAAACGCCAAATGACGATTGAAGATATGGAAAAAGTCCAAAAGATTGTTGTCACTCATGGCGGTGTTAAAAAGGCGCAAGAAATTGCTACTAAGTTTACACAAAAAGCGCAAACCGAAATTGATCAATTAGCAGATAAGCATACCCGAAAGATGTTGAAGTTGGTAGCAGATAAGTTATTGACGAGGGTAAATTAA